The DNA region TGATAACTCTCCACCAACTTTGCTGGCGAGATAAACGACTACTAAGCTTAGTAACACTGCTGCTACTACCATTGAACTGTCTGCGGCTTGTGTTGCGGTAGCCAGCAGAGGAAAAGAGAAGTTGATTGGATCTAACAAATGCATGGGTTCTCTGAAAATCCTTCTCTTTGATTTTGACGCGTTTCTGAAAAACATCCTATGGAAATGCGATTGACAGATTAAATAAATTAATTTGTCCCCAGTTCCTAGTAAGGACTTCAGTCCTTATTTGTAAGCATTAAATTGCTTACTACAAACTTTTCATTACTAGCTTAAGAAAGTACTGGTGTAATTTTTTTAGTTTCCAAAAATGTAACCATTTCCGCTTTTGACTATGGCAATGTCAAAGTAAGAACATATAAATCGTATCTAGTCGCACTTGAGTTGTGAAAAACTTGTGATCACTGTTGACTCTCAACGCCAGCAGAAGATTGCTAGATACGTTGATTGAAAACATCTGTGGATACTTTGAGGAGTGCAAATCTTATGACTAGAACCGCTTTACCCGGTTCTCAGTTTTCTCATGGAAAATTGTGGAAAATACTGCCTTTAGCAATGCTTTTATGTGTAAATTTTCCATTGCCTACGTTAGCACAAGAAAAAGAGAAATTGTGGCGAACCCTTAGTGTGAGCGGTCGCGGAGTAGAAACAATTCCTACAACCTTGGCGCAAGTCAATTTAGGAGTGGAGATTCAGGGGAAAACAGCCCAAGAGGTACAGCAAGAAGCCGCCCGGAGGTCATCGGCTGTAGTTGCGTTCCTCAAAAGCCAAAATGTTGAAAAATTACAAACTACTGGTATCCAGCTTAATCCAGTTTACAGTTACACCAATAATGTGCAGAGGATTACAGGCTATGCTGCCAATAACATAGTTAGTTTTCGCATTCCTACCGAGAAAGCCGGTACATTATTGGATAATGCAGTGAAAGCGGGTGCGACACAAATTAACGGTATTAGTTTTGTTGCTAATGATGAAGCGATCGCAGCTGCTCAAAAGCAAGCATTAAAAGAAGCTACCCAAGATGCCCAGCAGCAAGCTGATGCTGTTTTCAGTGCCTTGGGTTTCAAATCCAAAGAAGTGGTGAGCATTCAAGTTAATAATGCCAGTGCGCCTCCACCACCACCGATGTTGTTAAGGGCTGAAGCTGCCAAAGTAGCTGATGCCTCAACCCCTGTCGTTGGTGGTGAGCAGCAAGTAGAAGCATCGGTGACATTGCAAATTAGTTATTAGTCATTAGTCATTAGTCCTTTGTCATTTGTGAAAGCAAAGGACTAATGCCCAATGCCCAATGCCCAATTCCCAATGCCCAATTAGAAATTCTCTGGCGAAAAATCTCCGCCCCCTTCTGAATCGCGCTTAGAGCCTAATAAATCCAGTTGATCTACTTGGATAACTGGTGAGGATCGGTTTGCTCCTGTTTGGCGATCGCTCCATGTGTCAAACTTCAAGGAACCTTTAACTGCAATTTGCCTGCCTTTACGTACATAATTACCTGCCACCTCAGCCGTTTTTCCCCATAGCTCCAAATTAAACCAGTCAGTATGTTCGCCTTCTTTAGTACGGCGATTAACAGCTAGTGTCAATCTACACTTAACGCTACCAGACTCGAAATACTTAATCTCTGGGTCGCCGCCTACACGACCAATGAGGGTGACAACATTGATACTCATGTGCGTTACCTTTTAGTACATGCGTA from Nostoc commune NIES-4072 includes:
- a CDS encoding SIMPL domain-containing protein, coding for MTRTALPGSQFSHGKLWKILPLAMLLCVNFPLPTLAQEKEKLWRTLSVSGRGVETIPTTLAQVNLGVEIQGKTAQEVQQEAARRSSAVVAFLKSQNVEKLQTTGIQLNPVYSYTNNVQRITGYAANNIVSFRIPTEKAGTLLDNAVKAGATQINGISFVANDEAIAAAQKQALKEATQDAQQQADAVFSALGFKSKEVVSIQVNNASAPPPPPMLLRAEAAKVADASTPVVGGEQQVEASVTLQISY
- a CDS encoding single-stranded DNA-binding protein — encoded protein: MSINVVTLIGRVGGDPEIKYFESGSVKCRLTLAVNRRTKEGEHTDWFNLELWGKTAEVAGNYVRKGRQIAVKGSLKFDTWSDRQTGANRSSPVIQVDQLDLLGSKRDSEGGGDFSPENF